The Panicum virgatum strain AP13 chromosome 5K, P.virgatum_v5, whole genome shotgun sequence genome has a window encoding:
- the LOC120708814 gene encoding protein NRT1/ PTR FAMILY 5.10-like isoform X1, whose product MDASTLLLPCSDGAVAGAVDFRGRPASRSGTGRWSAAMFVLGVEIAERFAYHGVSANLISYLTGPLGESTAGAAAAINAWSGVATMLPLLMACVADAWLGRYRTIVLASLLFVVSMGMLTVSALPVFNHDGCSSYHSKSLVCSPSPVQMAVFYISLYLVALAEAGHKPCAQAFGADQFDQHDPKESVSRSSFFNWWYFGMCSGTAVTTMVSSYIQDNVGWGLGFGIPCLVMVFALLAFLLGTRSYRYYTSTESSPFARLARAFVALIRGTKSSQCESSVPTDDAAHREEVKGVLRLFPIWATCIIYAVIFSQSSTFFTKQAATLDRRIGSTLRVPAAALQTFISLTIMAFIPIYDRAFVPAARRFTRLSSGITMLQRIGTGLVLAMVAMVVAALVEMRRLGVARDAGLVDQPKAALPMTLWWMLPQYVLFGLSDVFAMIGLQEFFYDQVPDALRSLGLAFFLSIFGVGHFLSSVLISAIDGATKKSGASWFSNNLNRAHLDYFYWLLAGLCAVELAAFVVVSRVYVYKKRASHDNGAVM is encoded by the exons aTGGACGCCAGCACCCTCCTCCTGCCCTGCTCcgacggcgccgtcgccggcgcggtCGACTTCCGGGGGCGCCCGGCGTCCCGGTCCGGCACCGGCCGGTGGTCCGCCGCGATGTTCGTGCTCG GGGTGGAGATAGCGGAGAGGTTCGCGTACCACGGCGTGTCGGCGAACCTGATCAGCTACCTGACGGGGCCGCTCGGGGAGTCGacggcgggcgccgcggcggcgatcaACGCGTGGAGCGGCGTGGCGACCATGCTGCCCCTGCTGATGGCGTGCGTGGCCGACGCCTGGCTCGGGAGGTACCGCACCATCGTGCTCGCCTCCCTCCTCTTCGTCGTG AGCATGGGCATGCTGACCGTCTCCGCGCTCCCGGTGTTCAACCACGACGGCTGCAGCAGCTATCACTCCAAATCGCTCGTGTGCTCGCCGTCCCCCGTGCAGATGGCCGTCTTCTACATCTCCCTGTACCTGGTGGCGCTCGCCGAGGCCGGGCACAAGCCCTGCGCGCAGGCGTTCGGCGCCGACCAATTCGACCAGCACGACCCCAAGGAGTCCGTGTCGAGGAGCTCCTTCTTCAACTGGTGGTACTTCGGCATGTGCTCCGGCACCGCCGTCACCACCATGGTTTCCAGCTACATCCAGGACAACGTCGGCTGGGGCCTCGGCTTCGGCATCCCCTGCCTCGTCATGGTCTTCGCGCTCCTCGCCTTCCTGCTCGGGACCAGGAGCTACCGCTACTACACGTCCACCGAATCGAGCCCCTTTGCTCGCCTCGCCAGAGCGTTCGTGGCGCTCATCAGGGGAACCAAATCCAGCCAATGCGAAAG CAGTGTCCCGACCGACGACGCCGCGCACCGGGAAGAAGTGAAGGGCGTGCTGCGCCTGTTCCCCATCTGGGCGACGTGCATCATCTACGCCGTCATCTTCTCGCAGTCGTCGACGTTCTTCACGAAGCAGGCCGCGACGCTGGACCGCCGGATCGGGTCGACGCTccgcgtgccggcggcggcgctgcagacgTTCATCAGCCTCACCATCATGGCGTTCATCCCGATCTACGACCGCGCGTTCGTGCCCGCGGCGCGGCGGTTCACGCGCCTCTCGTCCGGCATCACCATGCTGCAGCGGATCGGCACAGGGCTTGTCCTGGCCATGGTCGCCATGGtcgtggcggcgctggtggagatgaggcggctcggcgtggcgaGGGACGCCGGCCTCGTGGACCAGCCCAAGGCGGCGCTGCCGATGACGCTGTGGTGGATGCTGCCACAGTACGTGTTGTTCGGGCTGTCGGACGTGTTCGCCATGATCGGGCTCCAGGAGTTCTTCTACGACCAGGTCCCCGACGCGCTGCGCAGCCTCGGGCTGGCCTTCTTCCTCAGCATCTTCGGCGTGGGCCACTTCCTGAGCAGCGTCCTCATCTCCGCCATCGACGGCGCCACCAAGAAGAGCGGCGCGAGCTGGTTCTCCAACAACCTCAACCGCGCGCACCTCGACTACTTCTACTGGCTGCTCGCCGGGCTCTGCGCCGTGGAGCTGGCTGCGTTCGTCGTCGTTTCCCGCGTATATGTGTATAAGAAGAGGGCGTCTCACGACAATGGTGCCGTCATGTAG
- the LOC120708814 gene encoding protein NRT1/ PTR FAMILY 5.10-like isoform X2, producing the protein MDASTLLLPCSDGAVAGAVDFRGRPASRSGTGRWSAAMFVLGVEIAERFAYHGVSANLISYLTGPLGESTAGAAAAINAWSGVATMLPLLMACVADAWLGRYRTIVLASLLFVVSMGMLTVSALPVFNHDGCSSYHSKSLVCSPSPVQMAVFYISLYLVALAEAGHKPCAQAFGADQFDQHDPKESVSRSSFFNWWYFGMCSGTAVTTMVSSYIQDNVGWGLGFGIPCLVMVFALLAFLLGTRSYRYYTSTESSPFARLARAFVALIRGTKSSQCESVPTDDAAHREEVKGVLRLFPIWATCIIYAVIFSQSSTFFTKQAATLDRRIGSTLRVPAAALQTFISLTIMAFIPIYDRAFVPAARRFTRLSSGITMLQRIGTGLVLAMVAMVVAALVEMRRLGVARDAGLVDQPKAALPMTLWWMLPQYVLFGLSDVFAMIGLQEFFYDQVPDALRSLGLAFFLSIFGVGHFLSSVLISAIDGATKKSGASWFSNNLNRAHLDYFYWLLAGLCAVELAAFVVVSRVYVYKKRASHDNGAVM; encoded by the exons aTGGACGCCAGCACCCTCCTCCTGCCCTGCTCcgacggcgccgtcgccggcgcggtCGACTTCCGGGGGCGCCCGGCGTCCCGGTCCGGCACCGGCCGGTGGTCCGCCGCGATGTTCGTGCTCG GGGTGGAGATAGCGGAGAGGTTCGCGTACCACGGCGTGTCGGCGAACCTGATCAGCTACCTGACGGGGCCGCTCGGGGAGTCGacggcgggcgccgcggcggcgatcaACGCGTGGAGCGGCGTGGCGACCATGCTGCCCCTGCTGATGGCGTGCGTGGCCGACGCCTGGCTCGGGAGGTACCGCACCATCGTGCTCGCCTCCCTCCTCTTCGTCGTG AGCATGGGCATGCTGACCGTCTCCGCGCTCCCGGTGTTCAACCACGACGGCTGCAGCAGCTATCACTCCAAATCGCTCGTGTGCTCGCCGTCCCCCGTGCAGATGGCCGTCTTCTACATCTCCCTGTACCTGGTGGCGCTCGCCGAGGCCGGGCACAAGCCCTGCGCGCAGGCGTTCGGCGCCGACCAATTCGACCAGCACGACCCCAAGGAGTCCGTGTCGAGGAGCTCCTTCTTCAACTGGTGGTACTTCGGCATGTGCTCCGGCACCGCCGTCACCACCATGGTTTCCAGCTACATCCAGGACAACGTCGGCTGGGGCCTCGGCTTCGGCATCCCCTGCCTCGTCATGGTCTTCGCGCTCCTCGCCTTCCTGCTCGGGACCAGGAGCTACCGCTACTACACGTCCACCGAATCGAGCCCCTTTGCTCGCCTCGCCAGAGCGTTCGTGGCGCTCATCAGGGGAACCAAATCCAGCCAATGCGAAAG TGTCCCGACCGACGACGCCGCGCACCGGGAAGAAGTGAAGGGCGTGCTGCGCCTGTTCCCCATCTGGGCGACGTGCATCATCTACGCCGTCATCTTCTCGCAGTCGTCGACGTTCTTCACGAAGCAGGCCGCGACGCTGGACCGCCGGATCGGGTCGACGCTccgcgtgccggcggcggcgctgcagacgTTCATCAGCCTCACCATCATGGCGTTCATCCCGATCTACGACCGCGCGTTCGTGCCCGCGGCGCGGCGGTTCACGCGCCTCTCGTCCGGCATCACCATGCTGCAGCGGATCGGCACAGGGCTTGTCCTGGCCATGGTCGCCATGGtcgtggcggcgctggtggagatgaggcggctcggcgtggcgaGGGACGCCGGCCTCGTGGACCAGCCCAAGGCGGCGCTGCCGATGACGCTGTGGTGGATGCTGCCACAGTACGTGTTGTTCGGGCTGTCGGACGTGTTCGCCATGATCGGGCTCCAGGAGTTCTTCTACGACCAGGTCCCCGACGCGCTGCGCAGCCTCGGGCTGGCCTTCTTCCTCAGCATCTTCGGCGTGGGCCACTTCCTGAGCAGCGTCCTCATCTCCGCCATCGACGGCGCCACCAAGAAGAGCGGCGCGAGCTGGTTCTCCAACAACCTCAACCGCGCGCACCTCGACTACTTCTACTGGCTGCTCGCCGGGCTCTGCGCCGTGGAGCTGGCTGCGTTCGTCGTCGTTTCCCGCGTATATGTGTATAAGAAGAGGGCGTCTCACGACAATGGTGCCGTCATGTAG